A genomic window from Winogradskyella sp. J14-2 includes:
- a CDS encoding sulfotransferase domain-containing protein, with translation MNSIAKKVKRVLLKEKPLVKVYSHPRSGTHFLEAFLAKNFYNNKDLNLKEVVWGHWSNRKNKKDGNPYGKLFGNHLFAYHNKNKLPKIYIYRDGRAVAYSVWKTPNFLNKEDSKLDFNEFLQKPIDWYGTPSIKSSKSLTIFEHWLVHINSWFDLAEADNNLLLVKYEDLIDNPCKVYTEIHRKFFKKEKLLLPEELCLIEKPLGLLPNSGTKDAWKKFLNYENQLKFNTLIKSSKIKHNYH, from the coding sequence ATGAATTCCATAGCTAAAAAAGTAAAGCGTGTATTGCTTAAAGAGAAACCATTAGTAAAAGTCTATTCTCACCCAAGATCTGGTACGCATTTCTTGGAGGCTTTTTTAGCCAAAAATTTTTATAATAATAAAGATTTAAATTTAAAGGAAGTAGTTTGGGGACATTGGTCTAACCGAAAGAATAAAAAAGATGGTAACCCATATGGGAAGCTGTTTGGAAATCATTTGTTTGCATATCACAATAAAAACAAATTGCCTAAGATCTATATCTATAGAGATGGTAGAGCCGTGGCATATTCTGTATGGAAAACACCAAATTTTTTAAATAAAGAGGATTCCAAATTAGATTTCAATGAATTTTTACAGAAACCGATTGATTGGTATGGTACACCATCAATAAAGTCATCTAAAAGCTTAACGATTTTTGAGCACTGGCTTGTTCATATAAATAGTTGGTTTGATTTAGCCGAAGCAGATAATAATTTATTACTTGTAAAGTACGAGGATTTAATAGATAATCCATGTAAAGTATATACTGAAATACATAGAAAGTTTTTTAAAAAGGAGAAATTATTGTTGCCCGAAGAACTATGCTTAATAGAGAAACCATTAGGTTTATTGCCTAATAGTGGTACTAAAGATGCTTGGAAGAAATTTCTTAACTATGAGAATCAATTAAAATTTAACACCCTGATAAAATCTTCAAAAATTAAACATAATTATCACTAG
- a CDS encoding sulfotransferase family 2 domain-containing protein, whose translation MLVCHKYKFIFFKTQKTASTSIEIALSSLCSEEDIITPISKNDEKVRQSLGYLGPRNYKVPFVKYSKSDIVDLVLKGKRRELYNHISCEELIPVIGDKIFKDYYKFCFERNPYEKAISLFFHEGGYERWTSLKKFIAQGGLKIIKGYDQYTVNNIVAVDDIFKYEDIPTALDTIAKKIGLQQKIELPKTKLKSQFRKDKRPFDEVLSEEEKDLISTIWAREIKLMEY comes from the coding sequence ATGTTAGTTTGTCATAAATACAAGTTCATTTTTTTTAAAACACAGAAAACTGCAAGTACCTCTATAGAAATTGCACTTTCATCACTATGTAGTGAAGAAGATATAATTACTCCAATATCTAAAAACGATGAAAAAGTAAGACAATCCTTAGGCTATTTAGGGCCAAGAAATTATAAGGTTCCTTTTGTTAAATATTCTAAGAGTGATATTGTAGATTTGGTTCTTAAAGGAAAACGTAGAGAACTCTATAATCACATCTCTTGCGAAGAATTAATACCAGTAATAGGCGATAAAATTTTTAAGGATTATTATAAATTTTGTTTTGAAAGAAATCCTTATGAAAAAGCAATATCCTTATTTTTTCACGAAGGTGGATATGAAAGATGGACATCACTTAAAAAGTTTATAGCTCAAGGAGGGTTAAAAATTATAAAAGGTTACGATCAGTATACCGTAAACAATATTGTCGCTGTTGATGATATTTTTAAATATGAAGATATTCCAACAGCATTAGATACAATAGCAAAAAAAATAGGTCTTCAACAAAAAATAGAACTACCTAAGACAAAACTAAAATCGCAATTTAGAAAAGATAAACGACCTTTTGATGAAGTTCTTTCTGAAGAAGAAAAGGATTTAATAAGTACAATTTGGGCACGCGAAATTAAACTAATGGAATACTAA
- a CDS encoding ABC transporter ATP-binding protein encodes MSSNVILKVENVAKQYRLGLVGTGTISHDLNRWWSRVRGKEDPYLKIGEANDRSAKGNSEYVWALKDISFDVKKGEVLGIIGKNGAGKSTLLKILSRVTSPTVGEIKTKGRIASLLEVGTGFHPEMTGRENIYLNGAILGMTKAEITSKIDEIIEFSGCVRYVDTPVKRYSSGMKVRLAFAVAAHLEPDILVVDEVLAVGDAEFQKKAIGKMQDISNSDGRTVLFVSHNMAAVKSLCTRAIVLEHGKVAYNGSTQDAVSFYLSDSNREIIDNLLERKDRKGLGDFLFKGISILNEANEKHLNLLSGELYRFRIEFSTKKTIIDAKVRVRFIDSKGQIRFLLNNYFIDTVTLNLEKTDKGIVEYTIEKLPLPNGNYTIQLTCFSENGLEDDLEKAVDFNLIGGDFFNSGREQFSKEGVLVEHKFRVLK; translated from the coding sequence ATGAGCTCTAATGTTATTTTAAAAGTAGAAAATGTTGCTAAGCAATACCGACTAGGATTGGTTGGTACAGGCACTATTAGCCATGATCTTAACAGATGGTGGAGCAGAGTGAGAGGCAAAGAAGATCCTTATCTAAAAATTGGTGAAGCTAACGATAGAAGTGCAAAAGGAAACTCAGAATATGTCTGGGCATTAAAAGACATCTCTTTTGATGTTAAAAAAGGTGAGGTTTTAGGTATTATAGGCAAGAATGGTGCAGGAAAATCTACCTTACTTAAGATTCTGTCTAGAGTAACCTCACCAACAGTTGGTGAGATAAAGACCAAAGGACGTATAGCCTCGTTGTTAGAAGTAGGGACAGGGTTTCACCCTGAGATGACTGGTAGAGAAAACATCTACTTAAATGGTGCTATTTTAGGAATGACCAAAGCAGAGATAACATCTAAAATAGACGAAATCATCGAATTTTCGGGCTGTGTAAGATATGTAGATACGCCAGTAAAACGCTACAGCTCTGGTATGAAAGTACGTTTGGCATTTGCCGTGGCAGCGCATTTAGAACCCGATATTTTGGTAGTAGATGAGGTATTGGCAGTTGGTGATGCTGAATTTCAGAAAAAAGCCATAGGCAAAATGCAAGATATCTCTAATAGTGACGGTAGAACGGTGTTGTTTGTGAGTCATAATATGGCTGCGGTAAAGAGTTTGTGTACAAGAGCTATTGTGCTAGAGCACGGAAAAGTAGCATATAATGGTAGTACTCAAGATGCTGTAAGTTTTTATTTATCTGATAGTAACCGAGAAATCATAGATAATCTTTTAGAGCGAAAAGACAGAAAGGGACTAGGTGATTTTCTATTTAAAGGGATATCTATACTTAATGAAGCAAATGAAAAGCACCTTAATTTACTTTCTGGTGAGTTATATCGTTTTAGAATTGAATTTTCCACTAAAAAAACTATTATTGATGCTAAAGTAAGGGTGCGTTTTATAGATAGTAAAGGACAAATTCGTTTTTTGCTAAATAATTATTTTATTGATACAGTTACCCTAAATTTAGAAAAAACAGATAAAGGTATTGTTGAATATACTATAGAAAAACTACCGCTACCAAATGGAAACTATACCATACAACTTACATGTTTTTCGGAAAATGGATTAGAAGACGATCTTGAGAAAGCAGTAGATTTTAACTTAATTGGTGGTGACTTTTTTAACTCTGGAAGAGAGCAGTTTTCTAAAGAAGGAGTTCTTGTTGAGCATAAATTTAGAGTACTTAAATAA
- a CDS encoding ABC transporter permease, producing the protein MKTAEERWLYIINSQKKLIDFNFREIWRYKDLLVLFVKRDIITLYKQTILGPLWYLIQPLFTSLIFTLIFNNLADIPTGNGIPNFLFNLAGITAWNYFKECLVGTSDTFKKNENIFGKVYFPRVIMPMSVVVSNLLKFGIQLLVLTGFYIYYIQFHTPKFNISPSVDIIGFPVLILFMALLGLGIGMIISSMTTKYRDLTFLVQFGVQLLMYGSAVMYPMSYFKAKLPNYYWLIEWNPIAIIIESFRGMVLGTDPLDIYKIAYAIIISCLIFIVGLAIFNKTEKSFIDTI; encoded by the coding sequence TTGAAAACCGCCGAAGAGCGTTGGCTATATATTATTAATTCGCAAAAGAAATTAATAGATTTTAATTTCAGGGAGATTTGGCGCTATAAAGATTTGCTGGTTTTGTTTGTAAAGCGAGATATCATTACACTATACAAACAAACCATTTTAGGGCCACTATGGTATCTCATTCAGCCCTTATTTACATCCTTAATATTTACACTAATATTTAATAATTTAGCAGATATACCAACAGGTAACGGAATTCCTAACTTTTTGTTTAACCTAGCGGGAATTACAGCTTGGAATTACTTTAAAGAATGTCTTGTAGGTACGAGCGATACCTTTAAAAAGAATGAAAATATTTTTGGTAAGGTCTATTTTCCAAGAGTTATTATGCCAATGTCTGTGGTGGTGTCTAACTTGTTAAAATTTGGCATTCAGCTCCTGGTCTTAACAGGATTTTACATTTACTACATACAGTTTCACACACCAAAGTTTAATATTTCGCCAAGCGTAGATATTATAGGTTTTCCCGTTTTAATACTTTTTATGGCTTTGTTGGGATTAGGTATAGGAATGATTATATCCTCAATGACAACCAAATACAGAGATCTTACATTTTTAGTTCAGTTTGGTGTGCAATTACTTATGTATGGCTCTGCCGTAATGTATCCAATGTCTTATTTTAAGGCCAAACTACCAAACTATTATTGGTTAATAGAGTGGAACCCAATAGCCATAATTATAGAATCGTTTAGAGGTATGGTATTAGGTACCGATCCTTTAGATATATATAAAATAGCATATGCTATCATCATTAGTTGTTTAATCTTTATCGTAGGATTGGCTATATTTAATAAAACCGAAAAAAGCTTTATAGACACCATATAA
- a CDS encoding NAD-dependent epimerase/dehydratase family protein, translated as MTNILVTGGAGQLGSALAAKLALNNNVNVVIIDNLSTGKISKVPLKSNVKFIRADVNDYNDIISIFATYKFEYVFHYAAVVGVERTLKNPIDVLNDIEGIKNILSLSKNSGVKRVFYSSSSEVYGEPFEIPQNEKTTPLNSRLPYAIVKNVGEAFFKSYKEEYGLDYTIFRFFNTYGPAQSIDFVMPRFMRLALNNQPIPINGHGHQTRSFCYIDDNVDTCVRALYDNVYINEVLNVGNDNEISILELAKKVIKITNSKSEIIFLPALKEGDMNRRCPDISKMKTLLGRDLISLDEGIQKMKTHYKIYSLEKA; from the coding sequence ATGACAAATATTTTAGTTACGGGAGGTGCAGGTCAATTGGGCAGTGCTTTAGCTGCTAAGCTTGCTCTTAATAACAATGTCAATGTTGTTATTATAGACAATCTCTCAACAGGAAAAATCTCAAAAGTTCCCTTAAAGAGTAATGTAAAGTTTATTAGAGCTGATGTTAATGATTATAACGACATCATTTCAATTTTTGCAACCTATAAGTTTGAGTATGTTTTTCATTATGCTGCCGTTGTTGGTGTTGAGAGAACGTTAAAAAATCCTATCGATGTACTTAATGATATTGAAGGTATTAAAAACATTCTTTCTCTATCTAAAAACTCTGGTGTAAAGCGCGTATTTTATTCGAGTTCTTCTGAAGTTTATGGTGAGCCGTTCGAAATTCCTCAGAATGAAAAAACAACACCTTTAAATTCCAGACTTCCGTACGCTATTGTTAAAAATGTAGGTGAGGCTTTTTTTAAATCTTACAAAGAAGAATATGGGCTAGACTATACCATTTTTAGGTTTTTTAACACCTATGGACCTGCTCAAAGTATAGATTTTGTAATGCCAAGATTTATGAGGTTGGCACTAAATAACCAACCTATACCTATAAACGGACACGGCCATCAGACAAGATCATTTTGTTACATAGACGATAACGTAGATACTTGTGTAAGAGCTTTGTATGATAATGTATACATCAATGAAGTTTTAAACGTCGGTAACGATAATGAAATCAGTATTTTAGAATTGGCAAAAAAAGTAATTAAGATTACTAATTCTAAATCTGAAATTATATTCCTTCCTGCCCTTAAAGAAGGCGATATGAACAGAAGGTGTCCAGACATTTCCAAGATGAAAACGCTTCTAGGACGCGACTTAATATCGCTAGATGAAGGCATACAAAAAATGAAAACCCATTATAAAATTTACAGTTTAGAAAAAGCCTAG
- a CDS encoding SDR family oxidoreductase: MYSNQYHNQDLSKLSFLVTGGAGFIGSNIVEYLLKYGAKKVRVLDNFSNGYRENLTEFMDNPSFELLEGDIRDLGACKKAMEGIDYVTHQAALGSVPRSINDPATSNEVNISGFLNMLIAVKDSTTVKRMVYAASSSTYGDSKSLPKVEDTIGKPLSPYAVTKYVNELYADVFGKTYGTDVIGLRYFNVFGPKQSPNGAYAAVIPLFMQALKDNKPSKINGDGEQTRDFTFVDNAVQANIRGFFAPRDAANEVFNVACGERITVNYLWDSLKSAAESELKAVYGPPRQGDVRDSLADISKAQNLLGYKPQYTVREGLKITWDYFNN; the protein is encoded by the coding sequence ATGTACTCAAATCAATACCACAACCAAGATTTATCAAAATTAAGTTTTTTAGTTACAGGAGGAGCTGGTTTTATAGGCTCAAATATTGTAGAATATTTACTAAAATATGGAGCAAAAAAAGTTAGGGTATTAGATAATTTTTCTAACGGTTATCGCGAAAACTTAACTGAGTTTATGGACAACCCTTCTTTTGAGTTATTAGAAGGAGATATTAGAGATTTAGGTGCCTGCAAAAAAGCGATGGAAGGTATAGACTATGTAACGCATCAAGCTGCCTTAGGTTCTGTGCCGCGTTCTATTAATGACCCAGCAACTTCCAACGAAGTCAATATTTCAGGCTTTTTAAATATGCTAATCGCAGTAAAAGATAGTACTACCGTAAAGCGTATGGTGTATGCGGCATCAAGTTCTACCTATGGAGACAGTAAAAGCTTACCAAAAGTTGAAGATACAATAGGAAAACCATTGTCACCTTATGCTGTAACAAAGTATGTTAACGAGTTGTATGCAGACGTCTTTGGCAAAACATACGGAACCGATGTTATTGGGTTGCGATACTTTAATGTATTTGGTCCAAAGCAAAGCCCTAATGGTGCCTACGCAGCGGTGATACCACTCTTTATGCAAGCGTTAAAAGACAATAAGCCGTCTAAAATAAATGGTGATGGTGAGCAGACTCGAGATTTTACCTTTGTAGATAATGCTGTACAGGCCAATATAAGAGGATTCTTTGCACCCAGAGACGCTGCAAACGAGGTCTTTAATGTAGCTTGTGGAGAACGCATTACCGTTAATTACTTATGGGATTCTTTAAAATCTGCAGCAGAATCAGAACTAAAAGCAGTTTATGGACCACCAAGACAAGGCGATGTAAGAGATTCTCTGGCAGACATATCAAAAGCTCAAAATTTACTAGGTTATAAACCACAATACACCGTAAGAGAAGGTTTAAAAATTACGTGGGATTATTTTAATAACTAA
- a CDS encoding nucleotide sugar dehydrogenase yields the protein MTHSEDKIAIIGLGYVGLPLAVEFAKQFFVVGFDINKQRINELNSGVDKTLEVDNANLQSVLTSDLDANKGLYITDNVDALSVANIYIVTVPTPTDELKRPVFTPLIKASETVGTVLASNDIVIYESTVYPGATEDICIPVLEKVSGLTFNKDFYAGYSPERINPGDKKHTVTKILKVTSGSTPEIAEKIDQLYKKVITAGTHLAPSIKVAEAAKVIENSQRDINIAFVNELSKIFRLLKIDTKAVLEAAGTKWNFLKFSPGLVGGHCIGVDPYYLAQKAIESGYNPEIILAGRKMNDSMGGYVATETVKMMINKGATIKGSNALVLGITFKENCPDIRNSRVIDIIEELQSYHVNVDVYDPWASTEEVKYEYNLDLKSSLNDLQSNYDAIILAVSHNEFLELSMDNLKSDKCVVFDVKSLLPIHSVDARL from the coding sequence ATGACACATTCTGAAGATAAAATCGCAATCATAGGTTTAGGATATGTTGGTCTACCTCTCGCTGTAGAGTTTGCTAAACAATTTTTTGTTGTTGGTTTTGATATTAACAAACAACGAATCAATGAATTAAATTCTGGAGTAGACAAAACGCTAGAGGTGGATAATGCTAATCTTCAATCTGTATTAACTTCAGATCTAGATGCCAATAAGGGGTTATATATTACCGATAATGTCGATGCGCTTTCGGTAGCAAATATATACATAGTAACAGTACCAACTCCAACAGACGAGCTTAAGCGCCCTGTTTTTACACCACTTATTAAGGCTAGTGAAACTGTTGGGACGGTTTTAGCAAGTAATGATATCGTTATATACGAATCTACGGTATATCCAGGAGCAACTGAAGATATCTGTATTCCTGTTTTAGAAAAAGTGTCAGGCCTTACCTTTAATAAAGATTTTTATGCAGGTTACTCACCCGAGCGCATTAATCCAGGAGATAAAAAACACACTGTTACCAAAATCCTAAAAGTAACTTCGGGTTCTACACCAGAGATTGCAGAAAAAATAGATCAACTTTATAAAAAAGTAATAACCGCAGGCACACATTTAGCACCTTCAATTAAAGTCGCTGAAGCAGCAAAAGTTATTGAAAATTCTCAACGCGATATCAATATTGCGTTTGTTAATGAACTGTCAAAAATATTTAGATTGTTAAAGATAGATACAAAAGCTGTGTTAGAAGCAGCTGGTACAAAGTGGAATTTTTTAAAATTTTCACCAGGCTTAGTTGGCGGACATTGCATTGGCGTAGATCCTTATTATTTGGCGCAAAAAGCTATTGAATCTGGTTATAATCCTGAAATTATTTTAGCAGGTCGTAAAATGAATGACAGTATGGGAGGCTATGTAGCGACAGAAACAGTTAAAATGATGATTAATAAAGGTGCTACAATCAAGGGATCTAATGCTTTGGTGTTAGGTATTACCTTTAAAGAAAACTGCCCAGATATTAGAAACTCTAGAGTTATTGATATTATTGAAGAGTTACAATCTTACCATGTCAACGTAGACGTTTACGATCCATGGGCTTCGACAGAAGAAGTAAAGTACGAGTATAATCTAGATTTAAAATCTTCTCTTAATGATTTACAATCTAATTACGATGCCATCATTTTGGCAGTATCTCATAATGAGTTTTTAGAATTATCTATGGATAATCTCAAGTCTGATAAATGCGTTGTATTTGATGTTAAATCTTTATTGCCAATCCATTCAGTAGATGCTCGTTTATAA
- a CDS encoding sugar transferase, with translation MITKKQLRTKRLFDVLLVLLLLPLSIIPIFILVGIATIDTKKYGVFTQKRVGQKGKLFNIYKIRTLKEEEHQLGHLNKSATAFGKFLRQSKLDELPQLFNVLKGDMSFVGPRPDVQGFADELEGDDRIILLVKPGITGEATLKYKDEERVLERQKDPDHYNRTIIWVDKVKINKNYVKNYSFYLDLKLIIKSTLNK, from the coding sequence TTGATTACTAAAAAGCAACTTAGGACAAAACGATTATTTGATGTTCTATTGGTTTTGTTGCTTTTACCGCTTTCCATTATACCTATTTTTATCTTGGTAGGTATCGCCACAATAGATACAAAAAAGTATGGTGTTTTTACACAAAAAAGGGTAGGTCAAAAAGGTAAATTATTTAATATTTATAAGATACGAACCCTTAAAGAAGAAGAACATCAACTGGGTCATTTAAACAAAAGTGCAACCGCTTTTGGTAAATTTTTAAGACAAAGCAAACTAGATGAACTCCCACAATTGTTTAATGTGCTTAAGGGCGACATGAGTTTTGTAGGGCCAAGACCAGACGTCCAAGGTTTTGCTGATGAATTAGAAGGAGATGACAGAATTATATTGTTGGTTAAGCCAGGTATAACAGGTGAAGCAACTCTAAAATATAAAGACGAAGAGCGTGTATTAGAACGGCAAAAAGACCCAGACCATTACAATAGAACGATTATTTGGGTAGATAAAGTGAAAATCAATAAAAACTACGTTAAGAACTACAGTTTTTATTTAGATTTGAAACTCATAATAAAATCTACTTTAAACAAATGA
- a CDS encoding polysaccharide biosynthesis tyrosine autokinase, whose amino-acid sequence MDYNDYEDIDELESQRVGFDFKGFLFKALNLWKLVLLCIGVALIVAYFINVRKQNIYRLDSLITVENDQNPFFTSNTSISFNWGGVSGKVGNIITEVKTRTHNELVVDSLEYYKLYLREGKYNLIDIYKDAPFVVETDKTKPQVLGKRIGIKILNKDTYELFYEFETGRATCQVFETKEKVAVSITPGKYSAKYKFGEQVSLPVFNGVVNLKPESSSVAGNTYFVKYLNFDSVVNSYRSAIQIAPASKEASSVLKLSLVGKNKSKIVDYINATSAILRRTELERKNLYATNTIKFIDSSLNAVDNKLRAVTDEMNAFRKDNKVFNVEEEIFQKSTQLKEYDKEKLIEESKLNYLNNLETYLRNRSDYSQIAAPSTVGIEEVNILSGVSKIIGLSVERKNLEYSTKEGSVLFDELDRRIDTEKNVLLEAIDVTKNTIRLQLNTINNKIAAIEAELLGLPKDQQEYLKIQRKLDLSREAYDIYQAKRGEAAIVKAANVSDITVIDEAKDIGNAPIGPKKSLNYMMALMVGFFTPMFLIFVIYLLDSTIHGSDEIMKMSKIPILGLIGKYRYKNNLVAYEKPKSAVAESFRAIRSSLQFIFKNNPSDTRANTLMITSSVSGEGKTFTSINIATVYALSGKKTILLGLDLRKPKIFDDFNITNEKGIVNYLIGDSSLEDIITNTHIENLDLITSGPIPPNPSELLMGDNLKALIAILKSQYDIIILDTPPLGLVTDALELTQYADATIFMVRLDYTKKGMLQLVNAKYKTGELKNISFVLNFYKHKSNHNYGYGYGYGYGYGYGYGAYGNAYHEKENLSFLKKVKNFLRRL is encoded by the coding sequence ATGGATTACAACGATTATGAAGATATTGACGAATTAGAATCGCAACGTGTAGGTTTTGATTTTAAAGGGTTTTTATTTAAAGCCTTAAATCTTTGGAAATTGGTTTTGCTCTGTATTGGTGTGGCTCTCATTGTTGCATATTTCATCAATGTTAGAAAACAAAATATATACAGATTAGATTCTCTAATTACGGTAGAGAATGATCAAAACCCATTTTTTACATCTAACACTAGTATTTCTTTTAATTGGGGAGGTGTTTCTGGTAAGGTAGGTAATATCATTACTGAGGTTAAAACCAGAACTCATAACGAGTTGGTTGTAGATTCCTTAGAATATTACAAACTGTACCTAAGAGAAGGTAAGTACAATTTAATAGACATATATAAAGACGCTCCTTTTGTTGTTGAAACAGATAAAACTAAACCTCAGGTACTAGGAAAACGTATTGGAATTAAGATTTTAAATAAAGATACCTACGAACTCTTTTATGAATTTGAAACCGGTAGGGCAACATGCCAAGTTTTTGAAACTAAAGAAAAAGTAGCTGTATCAATTACACCTGGTAAATATAGCGCAAAGTATAAGTTTGGTGAGCAAGTTAGCCTTCCTGTGTTTAATGGTGTTGTTAATTTAAAACCCGAATCTAGTAGTGTAGCTGGAAACACATATTTTGTAAAGTATCTAAATTTTGATTCGGTTGTTAACAGTTACAGGTCAGCTATTCAAATAGCACCAGCATCAAAAGAGGCTTCATCTGTTCTCAAATTATCGCTCGTAGGTAAAAACAAATCTAAAATAGTAGATTACATAAACGCTACCTCTGCCATTTTGAGAAGAACTGAATTAGAGCGCAAAAATTTGTATGCTACAAATACCATAAAATTTATAGATAGTAGTCTAAATGCTGTGGACAACAAACTCAGGGCAGTGACGGATGAAATGAATGCCTTTAGAAAAGACAATAAAGTATTTAACGTAGAAGAGGAAATTTTTCAAAAATCTACCCAGCTTAAAGAATACGATAAAGAAAAGTTAATTGAAGAATCTAAACTAAACTATCTCAATAATTTAGAAACTTATTTGCGCAATAGAAGTGACTACAGTCAAATCGCAGCTCCATCAACTGTTGGTATTGAAGAAGTAAATATTTTATCGGGTGTGAGTAAAATCATTGGATTATCCGTAGAGCGAAAAAACCTTGAATACTCCACTAAAGAAGGGTCGGTTTTATTTGATGAGTTGGATAGACGTATTGATACAGAGAAAAATGTACTTTTAGAAGCTATCGATGTAACAAAAAATACTATAAGGCTGCAACTCAATACAATTAACAATAAGATTGCTGCCATTGAAGCAGAGCTGTTAGGTTTGCCTAAAGACCAACAAGAATATCTAAAAATTCAACGTAAGTTAGACTTAAGCAGAGAGGCTTACGATATTTATCAGGCAAAGCGAGGGGAAGCCGCTATCGTAAAAGCAGCAAATGTATCTGATATTACTGTAATAGATGAAGCAAAAGATATTGGTAATGCACCTATAGGACCAAAAAAGTCACTTAATTATATGATGGCTTTAATGGTTGGTTTTTTTACACCAATGTTTTTAATTTTTGTTATCTATCTGCTAGATAGTACAATACACGGTTCTGATGAGATAATGAAAATGTCTAAAATCCCAATTTTAGGCCTTATTGGTAAATACCGTTACAAAAACAATTTGGTGGCCTATGAAAAACCAAAATCGGCTGTAGCAGAATCGTTTAGAGCTATAAGATCTAGTCTGCAATTTATATTTAAAAATAATCCATCAGATACGAGAGCAAATACGCTAATGATTACCTCATCGGTTAGTGGCGAGGGTAAAACATTTACATCAATAAACATAGCTACCGTCTACGCACTCTCCGGAAAAAAAACAATACTACTCGGTTTAGATTTACGTAAGCCAAAAATCTTTGATGACTTTAATATCACAAACGAAAAAGGTATTGTAAACTATCTAATAGGCGATAGTAGCTTAGAGGACATTATAACCAACACTCATATAGAAAATCTAGATTTAATAACATCGGGACCTATACCACCAAACCCATCAGAGTTATTAATGGGAGATAACCTAAAAGCGCTGATAGCCATCTTAAAAAGTCAATACGATATTATCATTTTAGATACACCACCATTAGGCTTGGTAACAGATGCATTAGAATTAACCCAATATGCAGATGCTACTATTTTTATGGTTAGGTTAGATTATACCAAAAAAGGTATGTTACAATTGGTTAATGCTAAGTATAAAACCGGAGAATTAAAAAACATAAGCTTTGTGCTTAATTTCTATAAACACAAGAGTAATCATAACTATGGCTATGGCTACGGCTACGGTTATGGTTATGGCTATGGCTATGGTGCCTACGGTAATGCATATCACGAAAAAGAGAACCTATCTTTTTTAAAGAAGGTTAAAAACTTCTTAAGACGTTTGTAA
- a CDS encoding polysaccharide biosynthesis/export family protein has translation MRSIKLLIIALSCIFIWSCIPHKDTIYLQNKDNGVNDTIPYNLSEIQKPYRVQVDDILNIRIKVLDQDNVQIFNPTGEGNLNASSEERAYFDGFTVDLHGNVRIPVIGDLNVLGYTTAEIEEKIKTKLLDEQFKETSNIFITVKLAGLRFTANGEIGKPGTITLFKERVNVFEAIANAGEIPLSGNKKDVLIIRQYPQGQKIHHLDLTDINVMKSPYYYIQPNDMIYVKPLKQKSIGTGETAVSTISTIATIVSLAATTLLLFTRL, from the coding sequence ATGAGAAGCATTAAGCTTTTGATAATTGCCCTTAGTTGCATTTTTATTTGGTCATGTATACCGCACAAAGACACAATATACCTTCAGAATAAAGACAACGGAGTAAATGACACGATACCTTATAATTTGTCTGAAATTCAAAAACCTTATCGTGTACAAGTTGATGATATTTTGAATATTAGAATAAAGGTTTTAGATCAGGATAATGTACAGATATTTAATCCCACTGGTGAGGGTAACCTTAATGCAAGCAGCGAAGAACGCGCGTATTTTGATGGATTTACAGTTGATTTGCACGGAAATGTAAGAATCCCAGTTATTGGCGACCTTAATGTTTTAGGATATACCACAGCAGAGATAGAAGAAAAAATTAAGACAAAGTTACTGGATGAGCAGTTTAAAGAAACTTCAAATATTTTTATAACCGTTAAGCTAGCAGGACTTAGATTTACCGCCAACGGTGAGATAGGCAAACCTGGAACAATTACCTTGTTTAAAGAGCGTGTTAATGTTTTTGAAGCAATAGCAAATGCTGGGGAAATTCCGCTGTCGGGCAATAAAAAAGACGTTTTAATTATACGCCAATATCCACAAGGGCAAAAAATACACCACTTGGATTTAACGGACATCAACGTAATGAAATCACCTTATTACTACATACAGCCAAACGATATGATTTACGTAAAACCCTTAAAGCAAAAGTCTATTGGTACTGGCGAAACAGCAGTGTCTACCATTTCTACAATAGCCACAATTGTTTCGTTAGCGGCAACTACGCTCTTACTTTTTACAAGATTATAG